GAAAGTGCGCAGTCTGCAATCGCACGGTTCAAGCGTGGAGACTGCCCCGGCAGGGCGCCGGACCGCGATCAACCTGCATGGTCTTGAGGTCGAAGATATAGAGCGGGGGGAAGTGCTTGGCCGTCCGGGAACACTTTTTCCTTCCACCGTATGGGATGTGGAGCTGACCTGCCTCCCGTCTTCCCCGAAAAGCTTGAAACACCGTAAGGAAGTCCATTTCCACCACGGCTCTAAAGAAGTCATGGCCAAGGTATATTTTCTGGACCGTGAAAAGTTGGAAAAAGGTGAGAGCGCCGTCTGTCAGATACGTTTTGATAAACCCATGACCGGGGTTTACGGCGACCGGGTTGTTCTGCGATCTTTTTCGCCGCTGCGCACAATTGCCGGGGGGAGCATTATCAACCCGCTGGGCCGGAAGGTGAAACGTTTTTCCGACGATGTAAAGCGTTTGGAATCGTTGATTTCTGCCGACCCAGAAGAGCTGGTGCTTACTCAGTTGGAACTTGCAGGCAGGGCGGGGCTGACTTTTCAGGAGCTTTCCATCCTGAGCAATGTTGCCTCCAAGCCGCTGGAAAAGATTCTTCAGACCATGGGCGGCCAGCAGAAAGTGTTCCTGTATGATAAAGAAACACGCAGCTATGTTTCCGGGGTTCACTATGAGAATCTTGTTCAGGGTCTGATCAGCCATCTTGAGGAATTTCATAAGAAACAACCGATGAAGTCTGGTGTGACGCGGGGTGAGATAGGTTCAACTTACGGTAAGGGATTGCCGGATAAGCTTTTCCATTCCATGGTAGAGCGTCTGCTCAAGAAGAATGAAATAGTGTCCGCGCAGGAGATTCTGCATCTGCCCGGGCATAAAGTTTCACTTGCGTTGGATGAGCAGAAATTGCGGGACACTTTGCTGGAAACTTACGAGAAAGGCGGTCTGACCCCTCCCAACCTTAAAGATGTGCTTGATCCTTTAAAACTTACTTTTAAGGAGGCATCCCAGGTTTACAGGCTCCTGCAGGATGAGGGGATTCTGGTCAGGATCAAGGATGATATGTATTTCGCCAAGTCCGCTGTTGATGGTCTGCAAAGAACTCTGGAAGGGTATTTCGCTGAAAATGAAGAACTTGGGCCGCAGGATTTCAAAACACTGGTCGGCCTGTCTCGGAAGTTCTCCATTCCATTGCTTGAATATATGGATAAGGAGAAAATTACCATTCGCGTTGGTGATAAGCGCAGGTTGCGTAAGCAGAACTAAGCTGAGTATTTAAAAGGCCCGGATTCAATAGAATACGGGCCTTTGCCTACTTCAGCATTTGCATCCGTTCATGTAAGAAACGGATAATTTCAACGCGGTTGTTTTTAATACGGTAGACACAAATGTATGGAAGTTTGGGGATAATTAATTCTCGTGTCCCAGCTACGGTTCCATCACGACCTAATTGCGGAAAAGAGTCCAGAGATTCAGTTGATTTTCTGATTTGTGCGGCGATATGAGAGACAATCCCGGGGTTTTCTCGTTTAATGTATTCAAATTGAGTTTGTAGGTCCTTTTGGGCAGGCTTGGTCCAGCGGGGCATTATCCACCGAACCTGTTGAAGAGGTCATTGATTTCCTGGTCGGTTGCGAATTCGCCTTTATCGGCTGCTTCCAAGCCTGCCTGCACCTGTTCTGTAAACCATTTCTGATATTCTATGAAATCTTTGATTGCTTTATTTAACACCCAGTTGCGGCTTCGGCCCATATCTTTAGCGATTTCATCAAGACTGGAAAGGGTTTCCGGATCGGTTCTAAAACTAGTACTTGATTGTGGCATGATTCACCTCAAATATACTTGATATCGTTTGTAGTCACTTTGAATGATAATGACTACAGTGTCTGAAAGCAAGAGAATTAAAAGGCCCGGATTCAATTGAATCCGGGCCTTTTTGTGCCTAAGCATGTGTGGTATTTTGTGCCGTAGGTGTACATTGTGGATATGGTGAGTCGGTGTGGAGAACTGTCTTTGCTACGGCAGTGGAAAAATCCGGGAAGATGTTTTCCGGACCTACCAGTTTATCTGTTCCAAGTCGGCTCATAATTTTTTCGATCCGTGGATGTACGCCGGAGAGAACTATTTTTATGTTCTGGGTGTGCGCTCTGCGGATAACAGTCTCAAGGGCTTCTATTCCGGTCGCATCCATAGTTGGTACGTTACGCATGCAGAGAACTATTACTTCCGGTTTTTTGCGGGTAAAGCTCATTACATCCACAAATCTTTGGGCCATGCCGAAAAACATGGGACCGTTGATTTCGTAGACAACAACTTTTTCGTTGCCGTTTTTACGGTTTATGATTTCTTCGCGTGGCAGGCCGGTATCAAGGCTGTGTATGTCGGTAAGTTGGCTCATCCGTTTCATGAACAGCATGGCAGCCATAACTACTCCAACTTCTACAGCGACTGTCAAATCTACGAAAACGGTCAGCAATAAGGCAATAAGCATAACCAGAGAATCAGATTTCGGTGCGAAGAGCAGCCTTTTGATGCGATGAAATTCGCTCATGTCCCATGCTACCAGTATGAGGACTCCTGCAAGTCCGGCTAAGGGAATCATGGATGCCAGCGGTGCGCAGACTTTAATAAATAAAACTAATGTCAATGTATGGATTATCCCGGCCAGCGGAGAGTGCGCACCAGAGCGGATATTGGTTGCAGTGCGCGCGATAGCTCCTGTGGCGGGCAATCCGCCAAAAATAGCCGAGCCAATATTTGCCAGTCCCTGGGCAATGAGTTCATTGGATGAATTGTGGCGGTCGCCGCTCATGCCATCGGCAACGGTTGCGCTAAGTAGGGATTCAATTCCGGCTAGAATGGCAATAGTAAGTGCTTCGGGGATTAGTGCTTTGATTTGGGACAGGCTTATCCCGGCAAAAGAAACAGGATCAGGAAGTACAGTGGGGATGCCACCGAATCTGCTGCCGATGGTTTCTGTATGTAACCCTAATGCCCATGTGATTATACTTGCCAAAGCTATACCAACGAAAGGAGCAGGGATACGGGGAATGAATCTTCTGACCAGCAGCATTGAAATAACAGTCAGCAATCCAAGACCTAAAGTTGTCGGATCGGCTGAGGGCAGTGCTTGGGCACAGGCTTTAATCCGGGGCAGAAAGTCAGACGGAAGGTGAGCAATATTCAGGCCGCAAAAATCTTTGATCTGGGTAGAAAATATCAGGATGCCGATGCCGGAGGTAAAACCGGTCGTTACCGGATAAGGTATGTATTGCAGCAGCTTGCCAAGACCTAATGTTCCCATAGCTAAAAGCATTATCCCGGCCATGAGAGTTGCTATTATCAACCCGTCATAGCCGTGGCGGCTGATAATCCCGGAAATGATAATGACGAATGCCCCGGTAGGACCACCTATCTGAAAGCGGGTTCCGCCAAATCCGGAAATAATGAATCCGGCTATGATGGCGGTGAAAAGTCCTGTGGCGGGGCTGGCACCGGAAGCAATCGCAAAAGCCATGGCCAGCGGCAGGGCGACGATGCCTACAGTGATGCCGGCGGCGACATCCCTTCTTATTGTAGCTGGGGAGCAGCCGGATTTAATGTATTTGAAGCTGGCCGGGATGAAGCGGTTGAACTTTGAAAAGACGCAAGTGTCCATTGAGAAACCTCCTGATTTTTGGTGGTATCTCCGTGGGGCTCAGTCGGTGGTCATATTTGTTGGAAATTATTGGCCGGTGGCTGGGTCGCGCGCGGAAAGAGCGTTCTGATAATGCTGCCGTTGCTATATGTCAATGGAGTTTTTGAAAATGTTTTGTGTCTTTATTCACAAATGGACTGAGGTGCCTGATTTTATATGTGGATAAATTTGCAGTCTGTGAAAGTTTTACTCCGGGCCTTTTATGTATTGAGCTGGTCGCTAATATCCACAAGTGCTATAATAAGGATGTCCTGTATAATATTTAACCTGACGGGAGATGGCAGATGACAAAGAAATTGTATCCGGTCCTAGTGGGGTTGTTTTTGTTTTTTGGGGTTGTATTTGCGATGAATACCTCGCAAGCCGGTGATGCTGAAGACATACTGAAATTGAAAAATGAAATTATCCAGAAACAGAATAAGAGCACGCTTGGCGTTCAGGAGTTTCTTCTCTGCTCGAAAGTACTTAATTATGCCTCTTTTTATCCTCTGCCGGAAAATAAAATACAGCGGGGTACTAAATTACTGCTCTATTATGAACCTATAAACTGGTTCACGTCTGTTCGGGATGGACGGTATGAATTTTATATTACGCAGGATGTGATTCTGGAAACTGCTGATGGAGAAGAGCTTTTCAATCGTGAATCCCTTTTGAGCATGCATTACAACACCGGTAAGCCGGTTTTGGATATATACATGACTAATGACTTTGGGCTGGGAGATCTGCCGGCCGGAAAGTACCGCTATATTATTGTCCTGCACGATCAGGTCAGCGGGAAGGAGTTTAGAAAGGGGATTGATTTTGAACTGGTGGAGTGAGGTCCGCCACTGGGATTGGAAAAAATTTTGAGCGTTAAAATAAAAAAGACCGGAAGCAATTCCGGTCTTTTAAAATATGGGGTGAGTGAAGGGACTTGAACCCTCGGCCACTTGGGCCACAACCAAGTGCTCTACCAACTGAGCTACACCCACCTTATTACAGGGGTCAGGGAACCTGCTCCCTAGATGTCAAATGGGGTGAGTGAAGGGACTTGAACCCTCGGCCACTTGGGCCACAACCAAGTGCTCTACCAACTGAGCTACACCCACCGCGTGTGAGAAGAGTGTCTATCTAAGCTGGGTCGGATGGTCAAGAAGTTTTTGGAAAAAAGGTGATTT
Above is a genomic segment from Maridesulfovibrio sp. containing:
- the selB gene encoding selenocysteine-specific translation elongation factor; the encoded protein is MPVVMGTAGHIDHGKTSLIKALTGTDCDRLAEEKKRGITIELGFASLDLDGNEQLSIIDVPGHEKFVKNMVAGAAGIDFVLLVIAADEGVMPQTREHLEICTLLGIEKGFVVLTKADTVDEEWMEMVKEDVREFLAPSFLAEAPIHAVSSHTGQGLDELRSEISKFMKGFSPKRRTDLARLPVDRVFTMKGHGTVVTGTLISGQLSVGDDVVLYPKMTVTKVRSLQSHGSSVETAPAGRRTAINLHGLEVEDIERGEVLGRPGTLFPSTVWDVELTCLPSSPKSLKHRKEVHFHHGSKEVMAKVYFLDREKLEKGESAVCQIRFDKPMTGVYGDRVVLRSFSPLRTIAGGSIINPLGRKVKRFSDDVKRLESLISADPEELVLTQLELAGRAGLTFQELSILSNVASKPLEKILQTMGGQQKVFLYDKETRSYVSGVHYENLVQGLISHLEEFHKKQPMKSGVTRGEIGSTYGKGLPDKLFHSMVERLLKKNEIVSAQEILHLPGHKVSLALDEQKLRDTLLETYEKGGLTPPNLKDVLDPLKLTFKEASQVYRLLQDEGILVRIKDDMYFAKSAVDGLQRTLEGYFAENEELGPQDFKTLVGLSRKFSIPLLEYMDKEKITIRVGDKRRLRKQN
- a CDS encoding ribbon-helix-helix protein, CopG family encodes the protein MPQSSTSFRTDPETLSSLDEIAKDMGRSRNWVLNKAIKDFIEYQKWFTEQVQAGLEAADKGEFATDQEINDLFNRFGG
- a CDS encoding SulP family inorganic anion transporter, producing the protein MDTCVFSKFNRFIPASFKYIKSGCSPATIRRDVAAGITVGIVALPLAMAFAIASGASPATGLFTAIIAGFIISGFGGTRFQIGGPTGAFVIIISGIISRHGYDGLIIATLMAGIMLLAMGTLGLGKLLQYIPYPVTTGFTSGIGILIFSTQIKDFCGLNIAHLPSDFLPRIKACAQALPSADPTTLGLGLLTVISMLLVRRFIPRIPAPFVGIALASIITWALGLHTETIGSRFGGIPTVLPDPVSFAGISLSQIKALIPEALTIAILAGIESLLSATVADGMSGDRHNSSNELIAQGLANIGSAIFGGLPATGAIARTATNIRSGAHSPLAGIIHTLTLVLFIKVCAPLASMIPLAGLAGVLILVAWDMSEFHRIKRLLFAPKSDSLVMLIALLLTVFVDLTVAVEVGVVMAAMLFMKRMSQLTDIHSLDTGLPREEIINRKNGNEKVVVYEINGPMFFGMAQRFVDVMSFTRKKPEVIVLCMRNVPTMDATGIEALETVIRRAHTQNIKIVLSGVHPRIEKIMSRLGTDKLVGPENIFPDFSTAVAKTVLHTDSPYPQCTPTAQNTTHA